In Xanthocytophaga agilis, a genomic segment contains:
- a CDS encoding phosphoribosylpyrophosphate synthetase, producing the protein MMDQQNTSPAFDTMTEALTWLKQAGYEHDFNLDTDCIRFGENHQKLTPADFQIDKVFRFEGQTDPGDENIIYAISAKEDTIKGTLINAFGVYSDPVSDEMIKKLSTH; encoded by the coding sequence ATGATGGATCAACAAAATACTTCCCCTGCTTTTGATACCATGACAGAAGCATTGACCTGGCTTAAACAGGCAGGTTATGAACACGATTTCAATCTAGATACTGATTGTATACGATTTGGTGAAAACCATCAGAAACTTACGCCTGCCGACTTTCAGATTGATAAGGTATTTCGTTTTGAAGGACAAACAGATCCTGGAGATGAGAATATTATTTACGCCATATCAGCGAAAGAAGATACTATAAAAGGTACTCTTATTAATGCATTTGGAGTCTATTCAGATCCTGTCTCAGATGAAATGATAAAAAAATTGTCGACACATTAA
- a CDS encoding sigma 54-interacting transcriptional regulator, producing MKEKAISLTDGSELSIASESHIRKREVLKIQLPKEVSASFLLRFSQDMAAVQSKREFVATMHSYLKQLLSYEDFLVCTLIDGNTRHRTFFYSVSAESNEGYPIEDGFFPIVLRAQQILQFDLEEIHQTGQVVPSYIKNKYQKGINLIVTVPLRVRKEEVGVLFLLCKDTNKLDPTVLNLLQAMSYSIAFTVAGILASEEIERREREKRLLLSFSQEIAAIRSKKDLLEVATQQLKEMFFCKDATIYSIPEIFNQKLAHISSVDSECILARILESEKPVIFSVHELNAKDKLSDYGHSLVREGVDGCMAMRLIYGNRRMGIITLLAENKKIFQEEQYGLMISIAAQLAGMLANIMANERIENQLVEICRYKEQLEENIYLQLEENIYLQQEANTICKFSEIIGNSAQMQQVYTLVSQVADSTATVLLLGESGTGKEMIAKAIHTASSRRDKQIIKVNCAALPLTLIESELFGHEKGSFTGAVNRRIGKFEQANQSTIFLDEVGELPPEVQVKLLRVLQEKEIERIGGDATIKVDVRIIAATNRNLEKEVAEGRFRLDLYYRLNVFPITLPPLRERREDIPLLAEYFMARYAKKAGKRITGIAKKVIESMVFYPWPGNVRELEHMMERTVLLTNDFVIKQMDLPRIMPEATGINTDFTQIKPLQEIEREYILHVVKVCNGRISGPHGAAIRLGLPSTTLLSKMQKLGIRKEHFVEEQR from the coding sequence ATGAAAGAAAAAGCTATCAGCCTTACTGATGGTTCAGAGCTATCTATTGCTTCTGAATCTCATATCCGAAAAAGAGAGGTATTGAAGATACAACTACCAAAGGAAGTTTCTGCTTCTTTTCTACTTAGATTTTCTCAGGATATGGCTGCTGTGCAGAGTAAAAGAGAATTTGTGGCAACCATGCACTCTTATCTAAAGCAGTTGTTGTCCTATGAAGATTTTCTGGTCTGTACTCTGATTGATGGGAATACACGCCATCGTACCTTTTTTTATTCTGTGTCAGCTGAATCCAATGAAGGATACCCCATAGAGGATGGTTTTTTTCCCATTGTACTTCGTGCCCAACAAATACTACAGTTTGATCTGGAAGAAATACATCAAACCGGGCAGGTTGTGCCTTCTTATATAAAGAATAAATATCAAAAAGGGATCAACCTGATTGTTACAGTACCTCTACGTGTACGAAAAGAGGAAGTGGGAGTCTTATTTCTGCTTTGTAAAGACACGAATAAACTTGATCCCACTGTACTTAATCTGTTGCAGGCAATGTCTTATTCCATTGCTTTTACAGTTGCAGGTATTTTAGCCAGTGAGGAAATTGAACGAAGAGAGAGGGAAAAGAGACTTTTGTTATCCTTTAGTCAGGAAATTGCGGCGATCCGTTCCAAAAAAGATTTGCTGGAAGTAGCGACTCAGCAACTTAAAGAAATGTTTTTCTGTAAGGATGCGACTATTTATAGTATTCCGGAAATCTTCAATCAAAAGCTTGCACACATTTCCTCTGTTGATTCTGAATGTATATTGGCTAGAATACTGGAATCAGAAAAGCCTGTCATTTTTTCTGTGCATGAACTCAATGCCAAAGATAAACTTTCGGACTATGGACATTCATTAGTCAGAGAAGGAGTAGATGGATGTATGGCCATGAGGCTTATCTATGGAAATCGTAGGATGGGTATAATTACATTGTTGGCAGAGAATAAAAAGATATTTCAGGAAGAGCAATATGGCCTGATGATAAGTATTGCGGCTCAACTGGCTGGTATGCTAGCCAATATAATGGCCAATGAACGAATCGAGAATCAATTGGTAGAGATCTGTCGCTATAAAGAACAACTAGAAGAGAATATTTATCTTCAGCTAGAAGAGAATATTTATCTTCAGCAAGAAGCCAACACTATCTGCAAGTTCTCTGAAATTATTGGAAACAGTGCACAAATGCAGCAAGTATATACACTAGTTTCTCAGGTTGCAGATTCAACGGCAACCGTTTTGCTGCTGGGTGAATCTGGAACAGGTAAAGAGATGATAGCCAAAGCTATCCATACTGCTTCTTCCCGGAGAGATAAGCAAATAATTAAAGTGAATTGTGCTGCACTGCCACTAACGTTAATAGAGAGCGAGTTATTCGGTCATGAGAAGGGAAGCTTTACAGGAGCAGTAAATCGCCGGATTGGTAAGTTTGAGCAAGCTAACCAGAGTACTATCTTTCTGGATGAGGTTGGGGAGTTGCCACCAGAGGTGCAGGTTAAGTTACTGCGTGTCTTACAGGAGAAGGAAATAGAGCGTATTGGAGGAGATGCTACGATCAAGGTAGATGTACGGATTATAGCAGCAACGAATCGTAATTTAGAGAAGGAAGTAGCGGAGGGTCGTTTTCGGTTGGATTTGTATTATCGGTTGAATGTATTTCCGATTACTCTTCCGCCTCTGAGAGAACGCAGAGAGGATATTCCACTTCTGGCAGAATATTTTATGGCACGTTATGCGAAAAAGGCAGGAAAACGTATTACAGGTATTGCAAAGAAAGTAATCGAATCTATGGTGTTCTATCCCTGGCCTGGTAATGTACGTGAACTGGAGCATATGATGGAAAGAACCGTATTGCTCACAAATGACTTTGTTATAAAACAAATGGATCTTCCTAGAATTATGCCTGAGGCTACGGGTATAAACACAGATTTTACACAGATAAAACCTTTACAGGAAATAGAGCGTGAATACATACTTCATGTTGTAAAAGTGTGCAACGGCCGTATTTCAGGCCCACATGGTGCTGCTATCAGACTGGGACTTCCTTCTACAACACTGCTATCAAAAATGCAAAAGCTTGGAATCAGGAAAGAACACTTTGTGGAAGAACAACGATAA
- a CDS encoding DUF1349 domain-containing protein — protein sequence MNKLVCICSTLLLLYCQVSYALPVSSPGDSVKIKSVPYSWTWVDKPELYKVTSPNSLQITAAKGTDLYTFVDGSYYTNNAPKLLFKPDSNFIFSAKVKTPFNSMYDGGAILLYSDGENWAKLLFEKLDEKHIGVGSSVIKDKKTDDNYHIQVAAKEIYLKVAKAGKVFCFYYSTDGKTWNILRTFAYATTAPMQIGFYAQSPKGPKCVVDFLDIRYVPRGFKDFNTGE from the coding sequence ATGAACAAATTAGTATGCATCTGCAGCACATTGTTGCTGTTGTATTGCCAGGTATCTTATGCATTGCCTGTATCCTCACCTGGGGATAGTGTAAAAATCAAAAGTGTACCTTATAGCTGGACATGGGTTGATAAACCAGAGCTGTACAAAGTTACCTCACCTAACTCGCTACAAATTACTGCGGCCAAAGGTACAGACCTTTATACGTTTGTAGATGGCTCCTACTACACCAACAATGCACCGAAGCTATTATTTAAACCTGATTCTAACTTTATTTTTTCAGCAAAAGTTAAAACTCCATTCAATTCGATGTATGATGGAGGAGCTATTCTCCTGTACAGTGATGGCGAAAACTGGGCAAAACTTTTGTTCGAAAAACTGGATGAGAAACACATCGGAGTAGGTTCTTCTGTAATCAAAGACAAAAAGACTGACGATAATTACCATATACAGGTAGCTGCCAAGGAAATATACCTGAAAGTAGCCAAAGCAGGAAAAGTATTCTGCTTTTATTATTCCACAGACGGCAAAACCTGGAACATCTTACGCACGTTTGCTTACGCAACAACAGCTCCCATGCAGATTGGCTTCTATGCTCAATCTCCCAAAGGCCCTAAGTGTGTAGTTGATTTTCTTGATATCCGTTATGTACCCAGAGGATTTAAGGACTTTAATACCGGTGAATAA
- a CDS encoding ABC transporter permease, producing MFSNYIKVAFRNLLRNKAFSVINILGLALGIASSLLIFLWIQDEVSIGTHYPNGASLYRIMEHEIADGRIVTDEDTPGILADELKKQFPEIEYAAGFSGPESHLLSVGSKSTKQKGHFVGADWLIMYSIPVLAGNATTALTTPNSVAISRKLAEIYFGTPQKAVGKTIRFDNYADHQITAVFENLPANSPEPYDFLRNWKQYLQRETWLMDWSNAGPGTRIQLRPDANPALLNAKLKTFLKGRNTDIGPTFNIELFLQPETEAYLYSDFKDGHRAGGRIEYVQLFSIVAVFLLLIASINFMNLATARSVNRGREVGVRKVVGAPRAALIAQFLGEAMFLTFLALVVALVLVSIILPAFNQLTGKELLLPFHDPAFGLVLAGILLVMGLLAGSYPALFLSSLNPINVLKGKLRFGSGALLFRRGLVVFQFVLSMLLIVGTLVIYRQLDYIQTKHLGYDRENLIRIQGEGEIAQKYTAFKQELLSMPGIQSVTHMQTDPLYNGNTTDGVHWIGKDPTSAIQFNNTWIGYDFTKTMKIKVLQGRDFSPSYGTDTTNYLINEAAAKRIGYKDPVGQPLTFGKQPGKIVGLIEDFHFNSLHVPIRPLIIRLAETWNYDNILIRTQPGQTQQALASLQAICAKMNPKYPFTYSFVDAEYNRLYQSETIVRTLAVFFAGLAIFIACLGLFGLAAFTAEQRTKEIGIRKVLGASISSIVTLLSSDFLKLVMVAILIAIPIAWYVCSNWLENFAYKIALSWWVFAAASLLAILIALLTVSFQSIKAALMNPVKSLRSE from the coding sequence ATGTTCTCTAACTATATCAAAGTTGCTTTTCGCAATCTGTTGCGGAACAAAGCTTTCTCAGTGATCAATATCCTGGGATTGGCATTAGGCATTGCATCCAGCCTGCTTATTTTTCTATGGATACAGGATGAAGTCAGTATAGGAACTCACTATCCCAATGGTGCCAGCCTGTATCGGATTATGGAACATGAGATTGCAGATGGGCGGATTGTAACAGACGAAGATACACCCGGTATATTAGCGGATGAACTCAAAAAACAGTTTCCAGAAATAGAGTATGCTGCCGGATTTTCTGGGCCAGAATCACATCTGCTTAGTGTTGGTAGCAAAAGTACCAAACAAAAAGGGCATTTTGTAGGTGCAGACTGGCTGATCATGTATAGCATACCTGTTCTTGCCGGAAATGCAACAACTGCACTAACTACCCCTAATAGCGTAGCCATTTCCCGTAAACTCGCTGAGATTTATTTTGGCACGCCACAAAAAGCAGTAGGAAAAACAATCCGGTTTGATAACTATGCTGATCATCAGATCACCGCTGTATTTGAGAACCTCCCTGCTAACTCACCTGAGCCTTATGACTTCTTACGCAACTGGAAACAGTATTTGCAACGCGAAACCTGGCTCATGGACTGGAGTAATGCGGGTCCAGGCACTCGAATCCAGCTTCGTCCGGATGCTAATCCTGCCTTGCTAAATGCCAAGCTCAAAACATTTCTCAAAGGGCGGAATACAGATATAGGGCCAACGTTTAACATTGAGCTGTTTCTGCAACCTGAAACAGAAGCCTACCTGTATTCTGACTTTAAAGATGGGCATCGGGCTGGTGGTCGGATTGAATATGTACAATTGTTTTCTATAGTGGCAGTGTTCCTGTTACTAATTGCTTCTATCAATTTTATGAACCTGGCAACAGCCCGTTCTGTAAACCGGGGCCGTGAAGTAGGCGTACGAAAAGTAGTAGGTGCTCCCCGTGCTGCATTGATTGCACAGTTTTTAGGAGAAGCTATGTTTCTTACTTTTTTAGCCTTGGTTGTTGCATTAGTATTGGTATCTATTATCCTTCCAGCTTTCAATCAGTTAACAGGCAAGGAATTACTATTACCATTTCACGATCCGGCCTTTGGTCTGGTGCTAGCAGGTATTCTTTTGGTCATGGGCTTATTAGCGGGTAGTTATCCGGCACTCTTCCTTTCCTCTCTTAACCCTATCAATGTATTAAAAGGCAAATTACGGTTTGGTTCCGGTGCGTTATTGTTTCGTCGGGGTTTAGTGGTATTTCAGTTTGTACTTTCTATGTTGCTTATTGTTGGTACTCTGGTCATTTATCGACAACTGGACTATATCCAAACCAAACATCTGGGATATGACCGCGAAAATCTGATCAGGATACAGGGCGAAGGGGAGATTGCCCAAAAATATACAGCCTTTAAACAGGAGCTCCTTTCAATGCCGGGTATCCAATCGGTTACCCATATGCAAACTGATCCTTTGTATAATGGAAATACTACAGATGGTGTACATTGGATTGGAAAAGACCCTACCTCAGCTATTCAGTTTAATAATACCTGGATAGGCTATGATTTTACCAAAACCATGAAAATCAAAGTACTACAGGGCAGGGATTTCTCACCTAGTTATGGCACAGATACGACCAATTACCTGATCAATGAAGCTGCTGCTAAACGCATTGGATATAAAGACCCTGTTGGACAACCACTAACATTTGGTAAGCAACCTGGCAAGATTGTAGGTCTTATCGAAGATTTTCATTTTAATTCGTTGCATGTGCCTATCCGGCCACTGATTATCCGACTGGCAGAGACCTGGAACTATGACAATATTCTGATTCGTACTCAACCGGGGCAAACCCAACAGGCATTAGCAAGCTTGCAGGCTATCTGTGCTAAAATGAATCCAAAATACCCCTTTACATATTCTTTTGTGGATGCAGAATATAACCGACTGTATCAAAGTGAAACAATTGTACGAACACTGGCGGTTTTCTTTGCAGGCCTTGCCATCTTTATAGCTTGCTTAGGATTGTTTGGATTGGCTGCCTTTACTGCTGAACAACGTACAAAAGAGATTGGAATCCGGAAAGTGCTGGGAGCTTCCATCAGTAGTATTGTAACACTGTTATCTTCTGACTTCCTGAAACTGGTTATGGTGGCTATTCTTATTGCCATCCCTATTGCATGGTATGTTTGTAGCAACTGGCTCGAAAACTTTGCGTATAAGATTGCTCTTTCATGGTGGGTATTTGCAGCAGCCAGTCTCCTGGCAATTCTTATTGCACTCCTAACCGTAAGCTTTCAGTCTATCAAAGCGGCCTTAATGAATCCTGTAAAGTCCCTGCGATCAGAATAA
- a CDS encoding PepSY domain-containing protein yields the protein MKRSFHFLTRKLHRYLGLVLGIQFLFWTIGGLYFSWSDMDEVHGDHQRKAASPVPVNGAIVSPVLALQNLRNVRPVDSVTSLSLIQILGKPVYQIKCQAHGTHQAKTYLADALTGKLRSPLSKEEAIQVAQRQFTMPASVVAVEYLTTTNGHHEYREQPLPAYAITFDHPSQTTVYVAAELGTVQKFRNNKWRVFDFLWMLHTMDYQSRDNIGNWALQLFSILGLLTIISGFVLYWISSKQIRKLKMA from the coding sequence ATGAAACGATCTTTTCACTTTCTTACTCGCAAGCTACATCGGTATCTGGGTCTTGTATTAGGCATTCAATTCTTGTTCTGGACCATTGGCGGACTTTACTTCAGTTGGTCTGATATGGACGAGGTGCACGGGGATCATCAACGGAAAGCCGCTTCTCCGGTACCTGTTAATGGGGCAATCGTGTCTCCGGTACTGGCCTTGCAAAATCTTCGCAACGTTCGTCCCGTCGATTCTGTTACTTCACTTTCTCTTATTCAGATACTAGGCAAACCTGTCTATCAGATCAAATGCCAGGCACATGGCACACATCAAGCAAAGACCTATCTGGCAGATGCATTAACAGGGAAGTTACGAAGCCCTCTTTCAAAAGAAGAAGCGATACAGGTAGCTCAACGACAGTTTACTATGCCTGCATCTGTGGTTGCAGTTGAATACCTGACTACAACAAACGGCCATCACGAATACAGGGAACAACCCCTGCCTGCCTACGCCATTACCTTTGATCATCCTTCACAAACTACAGTATATGTTGCCGCCGAATTAGGCACCGTGCAAAAGTTCCGCAATAACAAGTGGCGTGTTTTTGATTTTCTCTGGATGTTACATACAATGGATTACCAGAGCAGAGACAATATAGGCAACTGGGCTTTACAGTTATTTTCGATCCTGGGTTTGCTTACTATTATTTCAGGCTTTGTTTTGTATTGGATAAGCTCCAAACAAATTCGAAAGCTAAAAATGGCTTGA
- a CDS encoding phosphodiester glycosidase family protein, producing the protein MLFLRTTSLLLLLLIVGSFAQRENTWTMLDKGLDYAELAAPVKSIYGDSKITVLRIDPKSYEFFLECATDPKNKRITHTLAEWCKQKKFIAAINAGMFDGNDPTQPDHTFMCNRGYMKSFDHVNSSKMTNDKTVICFSPKGKSMPAFQIADIQNCETFANLKAKYNCLIQGIRMIDCKQQIRWQKDKKKWSVCVMGMDKAGNALFIHSRSPYTMYEFISMLQQLPLNLKTLIYLEGGPEASLYVSSGSKTVQRFGSYETGFNENDGNDHFWKLPNIVGIRKKP; encoded by the coding sequence ATGCTTTTTCTGAGGACTACTTCTCTTTTACTTCTTTTGCTTATTGTAGGTTCTTTTGCCCAGAGGGAAAATACCTGGACTATGTTGGATAAAGGTTTGGACTATGCTGAGCTGGCTGCTCCTGTCAAATCCATTTATGGGGATTCAAAGATTACTGTACTCAGGATTGATCCTAAGAGCTATGAGTTTTTTCTGGAGTGTGCTACCGATCCTAAAAATAAGCGTATTACCCACACCCTGGCCGAATGGTGCAAGCAAAAGAAGTTTATAGCAGCTATTAATGCAGGTATGTTTGATGGAAATGACCCTACACAGCCTGATCATACATTTATGTGTAACAGAGGGTATATGAAAAGCTTTGATCATGTGAATAGCAGCAAAATGACAAACGATAAAACAGTAATCTGTTTTAGTCCAAAAGGCAAATCAATGCCCGCTTTTCAGATTGCAGATATTCAGAATTGCGAAACTTTTGCCAACCTGAAAGCCAAATACAATTGCCTGATTCAGGGTATTCGTATGATAGACTGTAAACAGCAAATACGCTGGCAAAAGGATAAAAAGAAATGGAGTGTTTGTGTGATGGGAATGGACAAAGCAGGAAATGCATTATTTATTCACTCCCGATCCCCTTATACTATGTATGAGTTTATTAGTATGTTACAGCAACTACCTTTAAACTTAAAAACACTGATTTATCTGGAAGGAGGTCCGGAAGCATCCCTGTATGTATCTTCAGGGAGCAAAACCGTGCAGCGATTTGGTAGCTATGAAACGGGCTTTAACGAAAATGATGGGAACGATCATTTCTGGAAGCTGCCTAACATTGTGGGAATACGAAAGAAACCCTGA
- a CDS encoding DUF7619 domain-containing protein: MRKLLLFLLLLAGMANAQIVNIPDENFKAQLFLSGADANLDGEIQSTEALTVTTLSLDSAQISNLTGIEAFINLKYLNCSYNSLTLLNIQELVKLERLECNNNLLEQIYFPVNTNALNYLDCSFNKLTNVNVETLINLQELHCFNNSLYSLYLGELPKLEHLRCHNNNLTNIDLSQSPALQTFVSTNNKLYSLDFSVNTSLTGVDITNNPLTKPLNISKLVKLKSLFCAETSLKTLDLTKNLELGILICYDNPLITLDVSKNIAMTYLQCGGPNLTSIFMKNGANESLVLEESPKLEAICADESQLPQILEQITASENKTTVATSHCYFVPGEDNFNTITVHTRFDSDNNGCGITDLSALGVKFRLSGDGQSEASLINPAANSSFYTGAGLFTVTPELENPDYFTITPASATFDFPILNKSTQTQDFCMTAKGVHPDLEIAITPFGTARPGFDAGYTIVYKNKGNQSFSGNIHLLFDNQRTDFVTADPAISSQSDNELVWSYTNLAPFEIRRISIRLNLNSPLETPSLNADDILGFTASIDSPQGDTTPEDNLFILNQKVINSMDPNAKTCLEGDRVDPENIGNYLHYNIEFENIGNASAVHVLVRDVIDPTKFDINTLQVLDASHSFRAQIKGDTVEFIFKDIELAAASGNPKAGGKGNILFKIKTLPTLSTGTQVTNKANIFFDYNAPIETNLARTIYALPLATESASDHSTHMYPNPVKDRLIISSNNLITSVALFDRQGRILQTSYPSNQKTQLNTSGLPSGLYFVQVLTTKGVKIEKVIKQ; the protein is encoded by the coding sequence ATGAGAAAACTACTACTATTTCTATTACTTTTGGCCGGAATGGCAAACGCACAAATTGTCAATATTCCGGATGAAAACTTCAAAGCCCAGTTATTTTTATCAGGTGCAGATGCCAATCTGGATGGAGAAATTCAATCAACAGAAGCATTGACAGTTACTACTCTTTCTCTTGATTCAGCGCAGATCTCTAATCTCACAGGAATAGAAGCATTTATCAATCTAAAATACCTGAATTGCTCATATAACTCTTTAACTCTACTGAATATACAGGAGCTTGTTAAACTTGAGCGATTAGAGTGTAACAATAATTTACTGGAGCAGATATATTTTCCAGTAAACACAAATGCACTGAACTATCTGGATTGCTCATTCAACAAACTAACCAATGTCAATGTAGAAACACTGATCAATTTACAGGAGCTACATTGTTTTAACAATAGTCTATATTCTCTTTATTTGGGAGAACTGCCAAAACTGGAACATTTGCGGTGTCACAATAATAATCTTACCAATATTGATCTTTCTCAATCACCTGCCCTTCAGACATTTGTTTCTACTAACAACAAATTGTATTCTCTGGATTTCTCAGTAAATACGTCTCTGACAGGAGTAGATATTACGAATAATCCTCTCACAAAGCCGTTAAATATTTCCAAACTGGTAAAGTTAAAAAGTCTGTTTTGTGCAGAGACATCGCTAAAAACATTGGATCTAACCAAGAATCTGGAACTTGGCATCTTAATCTGTTATGATAATCCACTCATCACACTGGATGTAAGTAAAAACATAGCGATGACCTATCTCCAATGCGGTGGCCCTAATCTTACCTCTATCTTTATGAAAAATGGAGCTAACGAAAGCCTCGTACTTGAGGAAAGTCCCAAATTGGAAGCGATCTGTGCAGATGAATCTCAGTTGCCGCAGATACTGGAACAAATCACAGCGTCTGAAAACAAAACAACTGTTGCCACCTCTCATTGTTATTTCGTTCCTGGAGAAGATAACTTTAATACTATTACAGTACACACACGCTTTGATAGTGATAACAATGGGTGTGGAATAACAGATTTATCCGCATTGGGCGTAAAGTTCCGTCTCTCTGGTGATGGGCAGAGTGAGGCATCTTTGATCAATCCAGCAGCAAACTCTTCTTTTTACACTGGCGCAGGACTATTTACCGTAACACCAGAACTGGAAAATCCGGATTACTTCACGATCACACCAGCATCAGCAACTTTTGATTTTCCGATACTAAACAAGTCAACACAAACGCAGGATTTCTGTATGACGGCCAAGGGCGTCCATCCTGATTTGGAAATTGCAATTACCCCTTTTGGAACAGCCAGACCGGGCTTTGATGCAGGTTATACAATCGTATATAAAAACAAAGGCAATCAATCCTTTTCGGGTAATATCCATCTCCTATTTGACAACCAGAGAACTGATTTTGTCACTGCAGATCCTGCTATTAGCAGTCAGTCAGATAATGAGTTAGTATGGAGTTACACCAATCTGGCTCCATTCGAAATACGAAGAATTTCAATTAGATTAAATCTGAACTCACCACTGGAAACTCCATCATTGAACGCAGATGATATACTTGGTTTTACAGCAAGTATTGACTCTCCACAAGGTGATACCACACCAGAAGATAACCTATTTATCTTAAATCAGAAGGTAATCAACTCAATGGACCCAAATGCCAAAACTTGTCTGGAAGGAGATAGAGTAGATCCGGAAAATATTGGAAACTATCTGCATTACAACATTGAGTTTGAAAATATCGGAAATGCGTCAGCTGTCCATGTATTGGTAAGAGATGTCATTGACCCTACAAAGTTTGATATTAATACACTTCAGGTTTTGGATGCCTCACATTCATTTCGGGCACAGATTAAAGGAGATACAGTGGAATTTATTTTCAAGGATATTGAACTGGCAGCTGCTTCCGGTAATCCGAAAGCAGGAGGCAAAGGCAATATATTGTTTAAGATTAAAACATTGCCCACTTTATCTACAGGTACACAGGTAACGAATAAGGCAAATATCTTTTTCGATTACAATGCACCGATTGAAACCAATCTGGCAAGAACAATCTATGCATTGCCACTGGCTACAGAGTCTGCTTCTGACCACAGTACCCATATGTATCCAAATCCAGTAAAGGATCGGCTTATAATAAGCAGCAACAATCTCATTACATCGGTTGCTCTTTTTGACAGACAGGGAAGAATCCTGCAAACTAGTTATCCTTCTAATCAGAAAACTCAACTAAACACATCCGGATTACCTTCAGGACTTTATTTCGTTCAGGTGTTAACAACGAAGGGTGTTAAGATAGAGAAGGTGATTAAGCAGTAA